AATGAATGGGGTTGAAAGGTCTTTgaatccatccatctccccaCCGACTCCAAGTGTATTGTCAAGGTCTTGAAGCCCGttaaaaagaagaagatcaagcgAGAAATAAAAATACTGCAGAATTTGGCTGGTGGACCCAATGTAGTGGGACTGTTGGACGTTGTTAGAGACAGCCAGTCGAAGACGCCTTCCATTGTTACGGAATATGTGAATGTGAGTCTTTAAACGTCTTTTCTCGTGAACGACTAGACATCTTAGGTCAGCAGCACATAAGGCTGACACAGTTATCAGAACACCGAATTCAAGACACTTTACCCCAAATTTTCAGATTTCGATGTGCGATACTACATCTTTGAGCTTCTCAAAGCCTTGGATTTCTGTCATTCTAAGGGCATCATGCACCGTGATGTTAAGCCCCATAACGTCATGATTGACCACGAGAAGCGGACGGTGAGTCGGATAATTATTCAATAATCCATCCCCGGACTGAACATGGTGACAGTTACGGCTTATTGATTGGGGACTTGCTGAGTTTTACCACCCCGGCACGGAATACAACGTGCGTGTGGCTTCCAGGTACTTCAAAGGACCGGAGCTGTTGGTCGACTTTCAAGAATACGATTACAGTTTGGATATGTGGAGTCTAGGGTGCATGTTCGCTAGCATGGTAAGTGTATGATTGTAGTGCATAATAGGAGTCATCTCATCAATAAATTTCTAGATTTTCCGAAAAGAACCGTTCTTTCACGGTCATGACAACGCTGATCAACTGGTCAAAATTGCGAAAGTCCTCGGCACAGATGAGCTTTATACTTAGTGTGTCAGCACTTTCTCAGTGTCACTCCTTTTTTTACTGATTGTGCATTCTAGTCTTGAGAGATACGATATTGATCTTGATGCTCAGTTTGACGATATATTAGGGCGCTATCCTCGAAAGCCCTGGTCCCGATTCGTCTCATCTGAAAACCAGCGTTATATCTCCAGCGAGGCCATAGATTTTCTGGATAAGCTATTAAGGTACGACCACCAGGAAAGATTAACAGCCGAGGAGGCCAAGGGACACCCATACTTTGGTGAGCCGACTTCATCGATCGCAAAAAGGCTTAAGCTCATGTTTGCGATGCAGAGCCCGTGCGACAAGCCGCCACTCAATCTTCCGCCTCTCAATTATGAGCGAAAGATTCCAGTACTTTCATTAATGGGAGTTGGGTCAGAATCTGAGCTATGGGCTACGCGTAGCATGCAGCATAGCGTTTGTAATGGACAGCATATAATGGACGTTTATGATGCTGCTGCGGGATGGTGCTTGATAGAACAAGCCAGTGGAATCGCCACTGAACAGGCCATGAAACTGACGATTCATTGCTCGAATAATGTCACGTACATTGCTGGGCCGATAGTTTAAGATCCACAACAGCCCCATTATCTAACCATTTTTCTGGCAGTTGAAACTTAAACTACTATCTCTTGGTATACCTCCCCTGATAAGGCGAATGTGCCAGCGTCCTTGACTTGCCATATATACTTGGATGAAGCTGGTCAGTAATGCGCCCATGTTCGCCAGTAGACGGTGATTGTAGCAGAGGCATAACAGCGGGCTATAGGCCGACCACAAAtaggtttttttttcgcAAATCTCATCGGAAGCTGTGCCGCCAGGGGAGGGCCAGGCACAGCCAGGAAACTCAGGGCTCAGCATCTTCAGAACGCAGGCACCCTTTGCATAATCTTGATAAAGTCTGAGCAGGCGAATTTGGATTTGGGCGAACTCCCAGTCTGCAACTAGTAACAGAGCTTGATTAACAGTTTTATGGCCCGATTTATTCGATAAAGAATGGGATCGGGTGCAAGTCGCGTCTGAACTTACATTCCAACGTTAGCCTATGTGGACACTTTCCCAGTGCTTTAACTAGTCCGATTTCCCCTTCCGTGTTCCTTctcatttctcttcctttcagCCCGCTCTGTTTCTGTTCAGCCACAGGTCGAGCTACTCGACCCCTTTGGAAAGACCTGAAGAATGGCTTACGCTTATCCGTCAGTCGATCCTCTGCCGGAAGCGTCATCTACCTCCTTGGAAATCAGATCATCCAAAGACCCCTCTCGAAAGAGCTCGGATAGTCTGACAGATGTTTTCAGCGAGTTCAAGGTATGTACATGGTTTATTCATTCTGCTTCTGGCTACCCGTCTTGTGCTATCATCTAGTAATGTTGCAGGGATAAAGTACTGATGGTATCTGCTTCGTTCATTAGCGCAAGATTTACGAGGATGAAATTTATATCAATTTCTTGCAGGAACGGTAAGTGAATGTCTTTATGCAGCTGAAAATATATTGAAACTCGGCCAGTGTACGCCTTGAGAATGAATACATTGGCGGTCTTCAAAGGTTATATGACCGAACAGTAGCTATCGACTCATTACATGACGAGTCAGTTCAATTTCCGACTCGGCATGTTGCGTTACCTTTTGACAGTAATATTGCAGAGA
This DNA window, taken from Cryptococcus tetragattii IND107 chromosome 6, whole genome shotgun sequence, encodes the following:
- a CDS encoding casein kinase II subunit alpha, with the translated sequence MSGGRSVARVYANVNEKLGRSWWDYDNLVVQWGVQDNYEIVRKVGRGKYSEVFESIHLPTDSKCIVKVLKPVKKKKIKREIKILQNLAGGPNVVGLLDVVRDSQSKTPSIVTEYVNNTEFKTLYPKFSDFDVRYYIFELLKALDFCHSKGIMHRDVKPHNVMIDHEKRTLRLIDWGLAEFYHPGTEYNVRVASRYFKGPELLVDFQEYDYSLDMWSLGCMFASMIFRKEPFFHGHDNADQLVKIAKVLGTDELYTYLERYDIDLDAQFDDILGRYPRKPWSRFVSSENQRYISSEAIDFLDKLLRYDHQERLTAEEAKGHPYFEPVRQAATQSSASQL